The following is a genomic window from Deltaproteobacteria bacterium.
CTATTTGCTTGTGCGCCATTTATTATTTCTACCTAATTTTAACAAGCGAGATTTCAAACTATTGTTAGGCTTCGACGCTTTTATAAAAGTTTAGCATCTTTCAGAACAGATTTAATCCGTTCGTTATTTTTGTTGACACGTTCCTTTAATGGCTTCCTTGCGACAGGATGATATAGTTTTTTGGTGATTATTCCTTGATCTCTTAGTCCTGAAAAATACAAAACCTTGTCTGCTCTATCTCCAAAAGCAAAAATAACCTTTGGTTTAAATTCCTCAACTTCCCTACATAAATATTCTCTACAACAATTTTCTCTTATTCGAGTGTCTAACAGTTTTGAATTGCGTTGGATTTTATAAGAGATAAATTTACCCCTCTTATTCTTTAGGCTTAACCCACATTTTATTGCATTGGTAATATATACATCCTTAAGATGAAATTTATTCATCAGGTACGCAAAATATGGACCATATAACTGTGGTAATTCACATGGGTTATTAGGCCATTCGGTCATAGGGTTAGGACCCCAATAATAACGTTTAACAGGGGGCCTTTTAGTTACACCTTTATAGGATACTGGCTCTCCATTTTCATAATCTGCACCAGGAGATTCTAGGAGAAACATGATAGGAACTTCAATATATTGCTCTGGCAATGGTAAGTCACCAAGAATCTGTTCAAAGTCCCGTGTATCCGCACCATGAGACATCAGATCAAGCATTTTATCTGACTTCGCAAAAAAGCCTTTTTCTTCACAAGAAATGCAAAAACCTGTGCATGTTATTGGAGGATCATATTGATTTTTTACTTGTGGCTGTCCTCCAGAATAGTGGAGTAAACGTGAAAAATTCAACATGGATAATTTATCGCTCCTCATGTTGTTTCCCTCCTTTACATGAATTCAGAAACATTGGGAAACCTAACACCCAAGCTTAGCCGCCGCTGCAGGCGGCCGGCTGCAACGCAATGTTAGAATTTTAAGTACTATACTCCATGGTTTTCAATAACCAAAATTACAACCATTTTAGGAGCCGCTACCTTAAATTTCAACTAACTTTAGCAGACCTTTCCCCACCCCACTCTCCAATTAAATTTGTGAATTCCAAACATATTTCCCCGTTTTATCGATATAACTCCACTTCTTACCAATTTTTACCTTTGCAAGTCCATTGTGAAAACACATTGCACCATCAAATTGTGGGGGGATTACGTATTTTCCCATATTGTCAATATAACCCCACCTTTCCCCAATCTTTGCTCCTGCCAGCCCTTCAGAAAATTCTAATGGTTCATCAAACTGCGGATCAATTACCATTTCCCCATTCTTATCAATATACCCACACTTACCACCAATTTCTACCCATGCCAGTCCTTCAGAAAAACTTCCAGCCAAATCAAACTGAAGATTGACGATTATCCTCCCTTTTTTGTCAATATATCCATACTTGTATCGATCATCTCCTACGCAAGCCAGTCCCTCAGAAAAACCATGCGCTAAATCAAATTGTAAGTCGATTATATATTCTCCCATTCTATCAATAAAGCCTTGTTTGCCGTCAATTCCAACACATGCGAAACCTTCAGAAAACCCTTCTATATAATCGAATTGCGGTTTGATGATAAGCTTCCCTATTTTATCAATAAAGCCACATTTACCGTCAATCCATACCCATGCCAATCCTTCAG
Proteins encoded in this region:
- a CDS encoding WG repeat-containing protein, with amino-acid sequence MSDLSQHQKRVFRVKKRGSELFPIIQNGKYGYVDRIGKVVIKPQFNYAWDFYEEVAVVNIGCKIIDKELKGGKWGYIDRLGNYLIKPQFRSANRFSEGLASVSINGKFGYYDKGGMCVIRPQFELVGRFSEGLAWVWIDGKCGFIDKIGKLIIKPQFDYIEGFSEGFACVGIDGKQGFIDRMGEYIIDLQFDLAHGFSEGLACVGDDRYKYGYIDKKGRIIVNLQFDLAGSFSEGLAWVEIGGKCGYIDKNGEMVIDPQFDEPLEFSEGLAGAKIGERWGYIDNMGKYVIPPQFDGAMCFHNGLAKVKIGKKWSYIDKTGKYVWNSQI